A single genomic interval of Methylocystis sp. IM3 harbors:
- a CDS encoding CheR family methyltransferase produces MTVDACKALAVANDGLDANRRLEAWLHDRCGLHFGEADLGLMGQRLARVVEQFGLQGLGELAREIERDKNHELTAAVVHAASTNHTYFFREMDTLDFYRRHLFDLAKSQGEIRVWSAATSTGDEAYTCAIIAVEALGLEEAQERVKILGTDISAPVIETAELGIYRRPNLEYTPDHLRPRFFRPLADGRVAVSDDIKRMCTFRRMNLKHRPYPFQKKFDIVLCRNVLYYFRIPTQREVLHSVHEVVQPGGILLTDVSFTLRDLRVPWNTVRSGAHRKI; encoded by the coding sequence CAAATCGACGCCTTGAGGCATGGCTGCATGATCGTTGCGGTCTTCATTTCGGCGAGGCTGATCTTGGGCTCATGGGACAGCGGCTCGCCCGGGTCGTGGAACAGTTCGGTTTGCAAGGTCTCGGCGAACTAGCTCGGGAAATCGAACGCGACAAAAACCATGAACTGACAGCGGCTGTTGTGCATGCCGCATCGACGAACCACACGTATTTCTTTCGAGAGATGGATACGCTCGACTTCTATCGGCGCCATCTGTTCGACCTTGCGAAAAGCCAGGGAGAAATTCGAGTTTGGAGCGCCGCGACATCGACGGGAGACGAGGCCTATACATGCGCAATCATTGCTGTCGAGGCCCTCGGGCTGGAAGAGGCCCAGGAACGGGTGAAGATACTTGGGACTGACATTAGCGCGCCCGTCATCGAGACGGCGGAGCTGGGGATCTATCGCAGACCGAACCTAGAATACACCCCCGATCATCTGAGGCCGCGATTCTTCCGGCCACTGGCCGACGGGCGAGTGGCGGTGTCGGACGATATCAAGAGGATGTGCACGTTTCGACGCATGAATTTGAAGCATCGTCCCTATCCCTTCCAGAAGAAGTTCGACATCGTCTTGTGTCGCAACGTTCTCTACTATTTCCGGATACCGACCCAGAGGGAGGTCTTGCATTCGGTTCATGAAGTCGTTCAGCCAGGCGGCATCCTGCTGACAGATGTTAGTTTCACCCTGCGCGATCTTCGGGTTCCCTGGAACACGGTCCGTAGCGGGGCGCACAGGAAAATATGA